A genomic segment from Canis lupus baileyi chromosome 31, mCanLup2.hap1, whole genome shotgun sequence encodes:
- the LOC140622268 gene encoding uncharacterized protein isoform X3 produces MSESSSGQNTSSQICPSSSSYYSDPNESHAWSALSRNRTLHPRLDSGISSLLPSDSFKYLTWHEVEQDIRGSQLRCPRVREGPSTEELLFRQEECTWPAQKRVLEKNKWETWLQENWEDCTNLNLSFQDLGNPYQVANFHRILRRLIRVETLWLVDNSLVDLSAIRLPRCRVLNMNKNHLTSFKQLPKIPQIQHLSLAENHIESLTGLSSLWSTPLESLTLKRNPCEFHQNYRKRSSNKKKAQFKREKKNY; encoded by the exons ATGTCCGAAAG CTCCTCGGGTCAAAACACCAGCAGTCAGATTTGTCCGTCTAGTTCGTCGTACTACTCTGACCCAAATGAGTCACACGCTTGGTCAGCATTGTCAAGGAACAGAACACTCCATCCACGTTTGGATTCTGGAATATCATccctg CTTCCATCAGACTCATTTAAGTACCTCACTTGGCACGAGGTAGAACAGGACATTCGAGGAAGTCAACTGCGTTGCCCAAGAGTAAGAGAAG GACCCTCCACAGAAGAGTTGCTCTTCAGACAGGAGGAGTGTACCTGGCCTGCTCAGAAAAGAGtccttgaaaaaaacaaatgggaaacATGGCTACAAGAAAACTGGGAGGACTGCACG aaTTTGAACCTTTCATTTCAGGATTTGGGGAACCCTTATCAAGTTGCAAATTTTCACAGGATTCTTAGAAGACTAATTCGAGTCGAAACCCTCTGGTTAGTGGATAATTCATTGGTGGACTTAAGTGCCATAAGATTGCCAAG atGCAGAGttttaaatatgaacaaaaaCCATCTCACATCTTTCAAACAATTGCCAAAGATACCTCAGATACAGCATTTGTCCTTGGCTGAAAACCACATTGAGTCTCTGACCGGGCTCTCCAGTTTATGGAGCACTCCACTGGAATCCCTTACGCTCAAGAGGAACCCTTGTGAGTTTCACCAAAATTACCGGAAACG ATCCTCCAATAAGAAGAAAGCAcagttcaaaagagaaaaaaaaaattactga
- the LOC140622268 gene encoding uncharacterized protein isoform X4: protein MSESSSGQNTSSQICPSSSSYYSDPNESHAWSALSRNRTLHPRLDSGISSLLPSDSFKYLTWHEVEQDIRGSQLRCPRVREGPSTEELLFRQEECTWPAQKRVLEKNKWETWLQENWEDCTNLNLSFQDLGNPYQVANFHRILRRLIRVETLWLVDNSLVDLSAIRLPRCRVLNMNKNHLTSFKQLPKIPQIQHLSLAENHIESLTGLSSLWSTPLESLTLKRNPCEFHQNYRKRITKIAMD from the exons ATGTCCGAAAG CTCCTCGGGTCAAAACACCAGCAGTCAGATTTGTCCGTCTAGTTCGTCGTACTACTCTGACCCAAATGAGTCACACGCTTGGTCAGCATTGTCAAGGAACAGAACACTCCATCCACGTTTGGATTCTGGAATATCATccctg CTTCCATCAGACTCATTTAAGTACCTCACTTGGCACGAGGTAGAACAGGACATTCGAGGAAGTCAACTGCGTTGCCCAAGAGTAAGAGAAG GACCCTCCACAGAAGAGTTGCTCTTCAGACAGGAGGAGTGTACCTGGCCTGCTCAGAAAAGAGtccttgaaaaaaacaaatgggaaacATGGCTACAAGAAAACTGGGAGGACTGCACG aaTTTGAACCTTTCATTTCAGGATTTGGGGAACCCTTATCAAGTTGCAAATTTTCACAGGATTCTTAGAAGACTAATTCGAGTCGAAACCCTCTGGTTAGTGGATAATTCATTGGTGGACTTAAGTGCCATAAGATTGCCAAG atGCAGAGttttaaatatgaacaaaaaCCATCTCACATCTTTCAAACAATTGCCAAAGATACCTCAGATACAGCATTTGTCCTTGGCTGAAAACCACATTGAGTCTCTGACCGGGCTCTCCAGTTTATGGAGCACTCCACTGGAATCCCTTACGCTCAAGAGGAACCCTTGTGAGTTTCACCAAAATTACCGGAAACG
- the LOC140622268 gene encoding acidic leucine-rich nuclear phosphoprotein 32-related protein-like isoform X2 yields MSESSSGQNTSSQICPSSSSYYSDPNESHAWSALSRNRTLHPRLDSGISSLLPSDSFKYLTWHEVEQDIRGSQLRCPRVREGPSTEELLFRQEECTWPAQKRVLEKNKWETWLQENWEDCTDLGNPYQVANFHRILRRLIRVETLWLVDNSLVDLSAIRLPRCRVLNMNKNHLTSFKQLPKIPQIQHLSLAENHIESLTGLSSLWSTPLESLTLKRNPCEFHQNYRKRVFSCLPNLKMLDGILKLPEDSSPPETNIFSKICIVS; encoded by the exons ATGTCCGAAAG CTCCTCGGGTCAAAACACCAGCAGTCAGATTTGTCCGTCTAGTTCGTCGTACTACTCTGACCCAAATGAGTCACACGCTTGGTCAGCATTGTCAAGGAACAGAACACTCCATCCACGTTTGGATTCTGGAATATCATccctg CTTCCATCAGACTCATTTAAGTACCTCACTTGGCACGAGGTAGAACAGGACATTCGAGGAAGTCAACTGCGTTGCCCAAGAGTAAGAGAAG GACCCTCCACAGAAGAGTTGCTCTTCAGACAGGAGGAGTGTACCTGGCCTGCTCAGAAAAGAGtccttgaaaaaaacaaatgggaaacATGGCTACAAGAAAACTGGGAGGACTGCACG GATTTGGGGAACCCTTATCAAGTTGCAAATTTTCACAGGATTCTTAGAAGACTAATTCGAGTCGAAACCCTCTGGTTAGTGGATAATTCATTGGTGGACTTAAGTGCCATAAGATTGCCAAG atGCAGAGttttaaatatgaacaaaaaCCATCTCACATCTTTCAAACAATTGCCAAAGATACCTCAGATACAGCATTTGTCCTTGGCTGAAAACCACATTGAGTCTCTGACCGGGCTCTCCAGTTTATGGAGCACTCCACTGGAATCCCTTACGCTCAAGAGGAACCCTTGTGAGTTTCACCAAAATTACCGGAAACG AGTGTTTTCCTGTTTGCCAAACTTAAAAATGCTGGATGGAATCCTGAAGCTACCAGAAGATTCTTCACCACCAGAAaccaatattttttcaaaaatatgtattgtgTCCTAA
- the LOC140622268 gene encoding acidic leucine-rich nuclear phosphoprotein 32-related protein-like isoform X1, producing MSESSSGQNTSSQICPSSSSYYSDPNESHAWSALSRNRTLHPRLDSGISSLLPSDSFKYLTWHEVEQDIRGSQLRCPRVREGPSTEELLFRQEECTWPAQKRVLEKNKWETWLQENWEDCTNLNLSFQDLGNPYQVANFHRILRRLIRVETLWLVDNSLVDLSAIRLPRCRVLNMNKNHLTSFKQLPKIPQIQHLSLAENHIESLTGLSSLWSTPLESLTLKRNPCEFHQNYRKRVFSCLPNLKMLDGILKLPEDSSPPETNIFSKICIVS from the exons ATGTCCGAAAG CTCCTCGGGTCAAAACACCAGCAGTCAGATTTGTCCGTCTAGTTCGTCGTACTACTCTGACCCAAATGAGTCACACGCTTGGTCAGCATTGTCAAGGAACAGAACACTCCATCCACGTTTGGATTCTGGAATATCATccctg CTTCCATCAGACTCATTTAAGTACCTCACTTGGCACGAGGTAGAACAGGACATTCGAGGAAGTCAACTGCGTTGCCCAAGAGTAAGAGAAG GACCCTCCACAGAAGAGTTGCTCTTCAGACAGGAGGAGTGTACCTGGCCTGCTCAGAAAAGAGtccttgaaaaaaacaaatgggaaacATGGCTACAAGAAAACTGGGAGGACTGCACG aaTTTGAACCTTTCATTTCAGGATTTGGGGAACCCTTATCAAGTTGCAAATTTTCACAGGATTCTTAGAAGACTAATTCGAGTCGAAACCCTCTGGTTAGTGGATAATTCATTGGTGGACTTAAGTGCCATAAGATTGCCAAG atGCAGAGttttaaatatgaacaaaaaCCATCTCACATCTTTCAAACAATTGCCAAAGATACCTCAGATACAGCATTTGTCCTTGGCTGAAAACCACATTGAGTCTCTGACCGGGCTCTCCAGTTTATGGAGCACTCCACTGGAATCCCTTACGCTCAAGAGGAACCCTTGTGAGTTTCACCAAAATTACCGGAAACG AGTGTTTTCCTGTTTGCCAAACTTAAAAATGCTGGATGGAATCCTGAAGCTACCAGAAGATTCTTCACCACCAGAAaccaatattttttcaaaaatatgtattgtgTCCTAA